A stretch of DNA from Lotus japonicus ecotype B-129 chromosome 4, LjGifu_v1.2:
ttctttggttgttttgtaTTATGGGTTGAGTGCCCCTTGTCCTCATAAtgtttgcttataaaaaaaaaccgtCAGCGCACGATGCGGTACGAGGTTGACCAATGAATTTTTCTATCTATGAGTATTGAAATTCAAACCCGCGCCACTCGCTTAAGGGATGAAGGGTTGAGCCATTACTTTAACTCACTTGCGGGTACTAATTTTCAATGAGAGGATATATGTGAGAATttataaaaccattaaaatcTCACAACTTAGTAAAATTCCATGCGTCCTATTGGAACACAACTGAGATAAAAAAACATATGTCAGATTACATTTGTTGCCGTGGAACTCGTGGGAATGAGAGAACCACAAAATGAACAAACAACACCGACATGAAAACATATATAGGTCGTACTACATGAATCATTTATTACACCCCTTAAGTAGCTCCATGGACAAATACATTATCCATCATGATCCATTTCAATTCGCTCAGAGATCATCAAGTCTTGCAGGCAGGAAGAGGAGAACCGCACAAGCACTTGTTATGAGCATAGGAATACACATCAAACCTCTGCAAGTTGCCACCCTGTGGAATCTGACCACAAAGACTATTGTAGCTCACGTTCAACTTCTTTAAAAACTTGAGCCCAGTTAATTCCTGTGGTAGCGTCCCATAGACACGATTGTTCCTAAGATCTATCGTGTTCAAGTTACTCGACAACCCAACTTTCCCCAAATCAAAAGCCAGCGAGTTTCTAGCAAGTATAATCTTCTGGGTATTTTTCTCTGATCCAAAAAATACTGAGGCATCACCCTCTAGCATGTTCATGGATAAATCCACGAAGGCAAGGTTCAGCTTCGACAAAGAAGCTGGGATTTTCCCGGAGAGCTGGTTGTGATTGAGCGTCAACGAGGTGAACAAGTTAGAGAACGAGCCATAGGAGTATGGGATGGCTCCGGAGAGCTTGTTGTCGTTGGCGGTGATTCCAACGAAGTTGGGGAGGGTGGAGATGGAAGGAGGTAAAGGGCCGGTGAGGTTGTTGTAGGAGAAGTCGAAGGTGACAAGGGTTGTGATCTGGGAGAGGAAGTCGGGGATGTGGCTGAAGATGCTGGTGTGGCTGACGGTGAGGTAGTTGAGCTCGGTGAGTTTTGTGATGGCCGGCGGGATTGGGCCGATAAGGTTGGGGATGTTGCGGAGGGAGAGGATGTTGAGGTGAGGGAGGTTGGCCACAGAGGCAGGAATGGGGTGGGGGTTGGGGAGGTTGAGGTTGTAGAGGTCGAGGATGATGACGCGGTAAGTTTGGTTGTAGGCGTCGCAGGTGACGCCTTCCCAGGCGGGGTCGCAACAGTCGGTGGTGGTGTTCCACGATGAAAGCTCGGTTGGGTTGCCGAGCTCTTTCTTGAATTGGAGAAGGGCGGTCTTTTCTCGTGGTTTGCATTTTTCTGAAAGTGATAGAGGGAAGAAACATGTAATGGTTAGGAGTAGCATTAGAAATGGGGTGGCTGAGTGCTTGGTTGCCATGTTGTGCTTGATTTGGATTTGATATGATTTATAATCTTGGGTGAGGAAAAAAGGATGAGATTGGGCTGGGTTTATATAGTTACTAGTAAGAGCAGCATGATAGATTTAAGAAAATGACTTATATTCTTAATTCATTTCCATCTAATGAAgagatatagaaaaaaaaaaaaagtgaattgagagatatgataaataatataattgaaaaagaagagagaatgagagatcAAAAGAAAAAGCGAACGGAGATGAGATTGAAAAAAAAGGAAGTATGAACAAATCATTGTTAAAGAGGATATGTAGTGACGGCTCATTGtttgtactccctccggtcctatttataagcatgaaagagaagaaaaatcttggttctttttataagaaccaaatgaaagtttgagctatattaattatttttttccaatgatgcccttattaattctaacttgtaaaatgtgtctcattaattattctctctctttctcactttccaacactaataacaaagggtaattttggaagtttattttgattcaagacaaatttaatgcattttatctagtttaactacatttcttaaactatgtgaattttttttttgttgcttataaataggaccggagggagtactttgTAGTTTGTAATTTGCTATCATTGCAGTCAACACAGGCAATGTCAATTAATGTCATGAATACGTGACAATGATGAACTGGTACAAGTATACGTTGACAACCATTATTATCGAATTTCAGTGTTCAATGATACAACAAGACTCAATTGTTGGCAAGTATTCGGCCACGATATCAACCAATTAGGCTAAATTTCAAATCAAGAGATTGGTTACTGCTTAGGCTTGAGATTCATTAGAAGAAGTGTTCTCACTTGAAAGTTAGTAAATTGGTTATGCCACATGCATGCATGTAACTTTGAATTAATGGAGATAAACATCAAAGTTTGATTGTAGAGACCTGGCGAGAGAGGTGTGGGGTGATTTAATTTGTTGGTTTAGAATCGAGTGAGGAAGTGATGTTTTATCGATGCAGCAGTGTAGTAGCTTTCAAAGCCTGAAATGAAGACTTGAGGACATGACATGCTTCCCCAGGGGCGGAGCCACCGGGGTGACTTAGTTTCGTGTAAGCATCGAGCCATTTATCACCAACTAGTAGATGAAGCTTCTGAACCACAAGGGTCAAATTGCTCCAACATACAATTCCACATAGGtttttgttctttctttttttcaaacGAAAAACTTTAATCAGATCAGGAGGAACAAAATTTGGAAATTGGTAGGTGGGGGAAGGTTTGGGTGAGGTGCGGGGAAGGTGAGGAAAGATGTGGCGGAAAGGGGAGAAGGCATCACTGGGGAAGGTGGTGGGGGGTTGTGTGGTGGCTGGAAAAGACATGGGGAAAGAGGAAAAGGAAGGTGGAAGAGAAGGgccaaaaaatattaaagagAATTTGAGAGACTAAAAGTGATATTAAACATTACATGTGTACACTTTCATCCGACTAGGATTTTTACGTGGGCAGTAGCCGTGGTGGaggatggtgatggtggtgggggtAGTGGTTGCGACGATGGAGGGTTGTGGTTATGGCGGCGACAACACTAATGATAGTGAAGGGTCGTGGCGATAGAGGGTGGTtgcggtggtggagggtgagggtgacactggtggtggtggcagtgggtTGTGGTTCTAGAGGCGGCGGTAGTAATGGTGGCCGTTGTAGTTGAGGGTGGTGATGGCGAGGCGAAGGTAGGTTATGGTGGTGATGATCGTGGTGGTGGGGGTGTGATTGTGGCGATGACGAGACAACAATGATGGTGACAATGGTGGAGATGATAATGGTGGTGGTAGCGgcgatgatggtgatgacaatTGAATTCAAGTAGCTAGCTACATCACAATTTTATCAGTCTTAACGTTAGCACCATataatggataaactcatataTATAATGTATCGTATAAACTTACACTTATATCTAATACAACCTACCAAATAAATTCTAAGTGTTAATATGTTTTAGATAATGATATTTGGTGATGGAATGAATAATTAAACTATAATAGTGTATTTAAAGAACATTGTATTTTAAATTAAACTCatatttttttccttaaccAACATTGTAAATATCTTTAAGTCGATATCGGTGAGATTATTCCATCTTCTCACTATCAGCGAACTAAACAGTAGATGATTGACCAATGAATTTTTCCATTCATAAGTACTGAAATTCAAACCTCAACCCACTTGCTTAAATTATACtaatattaaatgagagtaGGTACGTAAGAATttataaaaccattaaaatcTCATACCTTTATATAATTCCATCCCATGCTATTGGAACATAATTGAGATTAAAAACATATGTCATATCACATTTGTTACCCCGTGGAACTCGTGGGAAGTGGAGAACCGCACAATGAACAAACAATACTGACATTCGGAACATACATTAAAACATATGTAGTTCGTACTACATGAATCATTTATTACACCACTTAAGTAGCTACATGGACAAAAGACATTATCCATTATGATCCATTTCAATTCGCTCAGAGATCATCAAGTCTTGCAGGCAGGAAGAGGAGAACCGCACAAACACTTGTTATGAGCATAGGAATACACATCAAACCTCTGCAAGTTACCACCCTGTGGAATCTGACCACAAAGACTATTGTAGCTCACGTTCAACTTCTTCAAAAACTTGAGCCCAGTTAATTCCTGTGGTAGCTTCCCATAGACACGATTGTTCCTAAGATCAATCGTGTTCAAGTTACTCGACAGCCCAACTTTCCCCAAATCAAAAGCCAAAGAGTTTCTAGCAAGTATGATCTTCTGGGTATTTTTCTTTGACCCAAAAAACACCGACGCATCACCCTCCAGCATGTTCATGGATAGGTCAACAAATGCCAGATTCAGCTTTGACAAAGAAGCTGGGATTTTCCCTGAGAGCTGGTTGCGGTTGAGCGTCAACGAGGTGAACAAGTTAGAGAACGACCCGTAGGAGTCCGGGATGGCGCCGGAGAGCTTGTTGTCGTTGGCAGTGATTCCAACGAGGTTGGGGAGGGTGGAGATGGAGGAAGGTAAAGGGCCGGTGAGTTTGTTGTAGGAGAAGTCGAATGTGACGAGGGTTTTGATCTGGGAGAGGAAGTCAGGGATGTTGCCGGAGATGCCGGTCTGGCTGATGTATATGTAGTGGAGTGAGGTGAGTTTTGTGATGGCTGAAGGGATGGGGCCGATGAGGTTGGGGATGTTGCGGAGGGAGAGGATGTTGAGGTGAGGGAGGTCGCCCACAGAGGGAGGGATGGGGTGGGGGCTAGGGAGGGAGAAGCCGGAGAGGTCGAGGTCGTTGACACGGTAGGTTTTGGTGTCTGTGTCACATGAGACGCCTTCCCAGGCAGGGTCACAACAGTCAGTGGTGGCATTCCAAGAGGAGAGCTTGGCCGGATTGCCGAGCTCTTTCTTGAATTGGAGGAGGGCGGTCTTGTCTTGTGGGTTGCATTTTTCTGAGAGTGATGGAGTGAAGAAACATGTAACGGTTAGGAGGAGTAGTAGTAGTAGAACTGGGGTGGCTGAGGAGAAGAACTTTGCTGCCATGTTTGTGCTTGGATTTGATTTGGGGATGTGTTCGGTTTATATAGCCGGTTTGTGTTGAAAAATGAAGGTTGTTAAAAAAGATAGGAACTAAACTACACCACATACACCTCAATCTTTAGATATAAGTATATCAAAACTCATCTAGGAAAAAGTTGATGATGGCTTTGTTTGAGAGTTTCTAATAGATCAAAATGAATCAGTTTTCTAATAGATGCAGCAAGATGTGGGAATCGTCTATGTTGATGGGTGCTGAGACTGTTGTGACAGCTCATTGTCGGTATGTTTTACTATTTGCAGTCAACCCACGTAATGTTAATTAATGTCATGAAATTCGTAAGAATGATCAACTGGTCCAAGTTTGCTTTATAaatagagtaatgatatatacacacctcatcttttaaacacttcattttcacatatttttgtttctagctatctcatcttatcatctatcacatctcatactttccctctcttactttttctttttttcctatctttctcctccttttgaggtgtgaagaaaacattttccttaTAAATATACCTTctctgttgctgttgctgattAAAAGAAACACACATAGTATTAAaagtattattaatttttttaattttcataaaagtattagttgtttttctattttatcttttaaaatgtattttatttttttcatttattttctcaTAATGGTACTACttggaaaaaatattaaataatattctctTAAAATTCTAAGTGAATTGATATATATAGACAAACTTTTTCCTTTTAatacagttaataaggaacaaaGTGAgtaactattattattattatcttttttaACTGGAATTCATTCAACACGAAATCAAACGAACCTAGAGGTCATTAAATCATTCAAGACTAAAGCATGAAACACCGGAGGAATCTCCTCGATCAATCCACACAAATTTGAATACAGTAGAGTGTCTTCGCCATAAAGTCAACCACACTATTTTCAGTTCTACGGACAAAAgacaaattaaaagaaagaaatgatGAGGCTAGACCTCTGCAATCATTGAGAATTGAATAAAAATAGGAGCTACCCACTAAGCCCCTTCTCCAAGCCTCGAACGACCCCAAATAATTGGTCTCAAAGCAAACACGGCGGAAGCAAAGGTTCAATTCGTAGCAAGGAAATCGCTCATCTGAATGCAAGAACCTCAGTGAGCTAGGGAGAAGGTACCTCCACCAGGAAGGCTGCAACAACCGCGATTTCCTAGCTACCATGATTGCGCTTGACTAGCCCAAGACCTGCACCTCGAATGGTCGTGTCACTTTGATTACCAGAGTCGGAGTACGCTACCAAGAAGAAGACGACACTCAAGGGACCTGGTTGGGTAGCACAGACGTCACCGAAGCCAACATATATAGCTCCCAGTAGCAAAATCGACTCACAGGAAGGATTCACACCACGAAAGACGAGATTATTTCTAGCCTCCCAAATTGCATAGCAAAACGTGAAAACCAGCAACACAGTAGCAGAATTGCGCTTTGAAACAGGGACTACATAAAAACATGAAACTCGCGCTCCTCCCCAAATGAGCACCGAGCGGTGAAGTGAACCACCACCTTCGCACCACCGAGTGGCATAAATGACTTATATTTCTTTCTAATCTACCTTGCGCGCTCGCAATAGAGAAATCTGCATGATTGCCTTCGCCATGGGAGGACAAAAGATAAATTCCATAAGGTCTTGTTACAGCTCTATTTCCCCCAACACAAATAGATATGAAACCAACTTCTCTCGCCATCTCCTCCTAAAAAACTAGCGGGCTCCCCGACAGCAGCCAACATTCATCTACATTGCTGTTTACCATTTGGATGTATATGTTATAAAGTGATAAGAAGATAAGTAATAGATGTATATGTGATGTGATCCGTACAATTGAAAGATAAAATATggagaaaaaatatttcaagatGTATGTTTGGTGATACACATACATATCATTGATTCATTACTGATTTTTGTGTTAATGATACATCAAGACTTAAAGACTCAATTATGCACTTAATATTTTCTTTGAACATCATCAATGCAGTTCATAGTATTTCACTATTTCGGCTACAGCTTAGCCTTGAGAATTGAGATTCATTAGAAGAAGTGTTCTCACTTGAAAGTTAAGTTAGATTGGTTATGCCATGTTTAACTTTGATTGGTGGGAAGTTGCTTAGATTTACGGATGGTTATGCCACCATGTGTAACTTTGATgggttgtggttttttttttatatgcaatggattttatatttatattaaaagaAAGTATaatgggtacttcaacccaatacaagtattaaAGATAGTATCATAATACTAAATAAAGCTACTTAGAATGTGATAtatagtttttagtttttacattCAGAAGCTTAAAATGTTTTGCCCATTATTTATATTCAACAATTTAAAATTCTTGTATAAAAAAAAGCGGAAAAAAAAAGCAGAAGGTATAAAAGACATTCACGTTTTAAGAATGCGGGAAAAACCAAAACATCAAACCAGAGTAAAAAGATGGAGCGCGAAAATGAGAGATCGAATCCAGAATGAAACAGAAATGAACAAGGTAAAAGGGAAATTAAAAGGGGAAATAAATATTGTTTTGTTTGTTGGTTGAAATAGAATCGAGGGGTTAAAAAATTAACGTAACAATTTCATGATCAAATAATAATTTGAGGAAGAGACTCTGTCCTCCAATAAGCGTTCCTAAAACACTCTAAAATAACTCATAATGATTGCTATTGAGAGGTTGAAGACGAGATAGTTGAATGAAACTTAAGTATAAGGCGCAAATAGATGAATAAAGGTTTAAATGACTACAAGTAAAAGCAGGAAATGTAAAATTAAGGCTGAGAAAATAAGTGAAGACCGAAAAAGTAAAGGATATAAATAGAAAAACCGCAAGAAATTTGTATGTTACATGTATTGATAGTTTGATTGTCCGTCCTTTATAAATCAACTAAATATAATAGTTACACAAGTTATTTGCAAATTGTGGGATGTTAGTATTTTCTCATTCCTAATCAACGTGGAAGACCATTTTATCTTATACTCTCACTTTTCATTCCTCTCATTAACTTTCCCCACTAAACATAGCTTATTTATGTTGCCTATGTTGACTGCAATAATAACAAATTACAAAGTACAAACAATGGGCTGTCACGAGAGACTCTTAACCCCATCATTACCGATCACACATCCTTCTGCTTCTagtagctatatatatatatatatatatatatatatatatatatatatatatatattaaacaataaaatTTTCTTTACACTTAAAAACACACTTTCACCTTGATGTATATGAACAAAAAAGAGAGAATTGGGAGATTTGATATGTAATGCGATAAGAATAAAAGTgagatagaaaataaaaagagtaAAAATGAAATGTGAGAAAATGTGAGATGTTAATAAATCATAACCCATATATTATAAACCCAACCCATCCCCATCCATTTTAATTTCCCCAGCcaacaaaatcaaatcaaatcccaGCATACAAACATGACAACCAAGTTCTTGTCTTCTGCTACCCCACTTCTACTGCTACTCCTAACCATTACATGTTTCTTCCCTCCATCACTCTCAGAAAAATGTAACCCACAAGACAAGGACGTCCTCCTCCAATTCAAGAAAGAACTCGGCAACCCCACCGAGCTCTCCTCGTGGAACGCCACCACCGACTGATGCGACTACCACGCCTAGAAAGGCGTATTCTGCGACACAGACAATCAAACCTACTGCGTCAACATCATCAACCTCGACAACTCAACCTCAGCCAACCCTACCCGATCCCTCCCTCGGTCGCAGACCTCCCTGATAGGAAGTTAATTCCTATAGAGAAAGAAATCTAAGAACCCTAAAACTAAAGCTAAGACAATaaagagaaagataaaatacttcAATTTTCTTGTTATCCATTCAAGATAAAAAGATACAATTTATAGCTAAACATAATTCTCTAGATGACCAACAAGTGGCATCATCCTAATAAAGTGAATAAACTAGAAGTTGACACCTAATAAAAGTTTGGACATTAAACCTATATTAATAAACTATAGATAATAAAATGTAAAGTGCATAAGGCCCAATAACCATATATAAGCCCATCAGAATAAGCCTTCTACCACTCCCTCACCTCCACTTCCTCTACCTGATCACCAACATCCCCAACCTCGTCGGCCCCATCCCGCCGGCCATCTCAAAACTCACCGAGCTTAACTACCTCACCGCCAGCCACACCAACATCTCCGGCCACATCCCTGCTTTCCTCTCCCAGATGAAAACCCTCGTCACGTTCGACTTCTCCTACAACAACCTCACCGACCCTTTACCTTCTTCCATCTCCACACTCCCCAAGCTAGGTGGAATCGCCGCCAACGACAACAAGCTCTCTGGCGAGATCCCGGACTCGTTCTCGAAGCAGTTCACCTCGCTCACGCTCCACCGCAACCGGCTCTCCGGGAAAATCCCAGCTTCTTTGTCGAAGTTGAACCTGTCTTTTGTGGACCTATCCATGAACATGTTGGAGGGTGATGTGtcgatgttttttttataataatccGTAATACGGTAGAAGCAAGAGAGAAAACTAACGCTGTATTGTTTTCTTGATAATAGAAGGTTATGCGGCTCTCTATATATACAGAGACCACATAACACACAAACTTACACAGCAAGCAAGTAACCCTAGCCGCCACATAGGCTGGGATACTAATT
This window harbors:
- the LOC130711916 gene encoding polygalacturonase inhibitor 2-like, which gives rise to MAAKFFSSATPVLLLLLLLTVTCFFTPSLSEKCNPQDKTALLQFKKELGNPAKLSSWNATTDCCDPAWEGVSCDTDTKTYRVNDLDLSGFSLPSPHPIPPSVGDLPHLNILSLRNIPNLIGPIPSAITKLTSLHYIYISQTGISGNIPDFLSQIKTLVTFDFSYNKLTGPLPSSISTLPNLVGITANDNKLSGAIPDSYGSFSNLFTSLTLNRNQLSGKIPASLSKLNLAFVDLSMNMLEGDASVFFGSKKNTQKIILARNSLAFDLGKVGLSSNLNTIDLRNNRVYGKLPQELTGLKFLKKLNVSYNSLCGQIPQGGNLQRFDVYSYAHNKCLCGSPLPACKT
- the LOC130711520 gene encoding polygalacturonase inhibitor 2-like gives rise to the protein MATKHSATPFLMLLLTITCFFPLSLSEKCKPREKTALLQFKKELGNPTELSSWNTTTDCCDPAWEGVTCDAYNQTYRVIILDLYNLNLPNPHPIPASVANLPHLNILSLRNIPNLIGPIPPAITKLTELNYLTVSHTSIFSHIPDFLSQITTLVTFDFSYNNLTGPLPPSISTLPNFVGITANDNKLSGAIPYSYGSFSNLFTSLTLNHNQLSGKIPASLSKLNLAFVDLSMNMLEGDASVFFGSEKNTQKIILARNSLAFDLGKVGLSSNLNTIDLRNNRVYGTLPQELTGLKFLKKLNVSYNSLCGQIPQGGNLQRFDVYSYAHNKCLCGSPLPACKT